TCGCTCGGTCGGCGAAGGCCAGTGATGCCAGGGTGCGGCCGTCGACCTGGTTGACCGCCAGCTCCTTGTACTCTTCGCCCGGCGCGATGACCGTCGTCTTCCCCTCTTCGTCGGTCAGGTAAATCCGCCCGTCGGCGTCACTGGGCGAGGCCGAGAAGTTGCCCCCCACGCGCTGATGCCAAACCTCTTCGCCGCTCGCGGCGCGCAGGCACGTCAGAATCCCCTTGTCGCTGATCAGGTACAGCTGCTCGCCCAGCAGCAGCGGCGAGGGATTGTGCGGCACGGCCTTGTCGAGTTTCCAGGCTACGTGCGACTCGGTGATGTCGCCGCGACCGCCCAGCCGCACCGCCAGCAGCGACGGCCGATCGTAGCCGGTGCAAATGAACGCCAGCCCGTGCCCCACGACCGGCCGCGGCACCAGCGAGTAGCCGTCGTACTTGACTTGCCAAATCTCGTCGCCGCTCGCCGGATCATAGGCCGTCACCGAGTTGCCGCCGGTGCTGATCAGTTGCGGCCGACCATCGACCGGAACCAACAACGGGGTCGAGTACGCCATCTTGCCGTCGCGCGAACTCTTCCAACGCACCGCCCCGGTCCGCTTGTCGAGCGCCGCCAGGTATTGCACATCGGTCCCGTCGCAACTCACTAGCAGCAGATCGCCAAACAGCACCGGCGAGCCACCCGGCCCGTGACGATGTTCGTACTTCAACTCTTCGGTCCGCCAGACGATTTTGCCATCGGTCGTCAGGCACGCGGTGCCATGGGCGCCGAAGTGGACATACACGCGACCGTCTGCGAAGATTGCGGTCGGCGAGGCGTGGCTGTTCTTGCCGTGAATGCCCGCCACGTGATCCTTGCGGAACAGCTCGACGTCATGCACCACCTTGCCGGTGGCACGATCCAAGCAGACGGCGCGCAAGGTCACGTTGACCAGCGCGGGCGGCTTCTTGGCCGGCGGTTC
This region of Planctomycetota bacterium genomic DNA includes:
- a CDS encoding PQQ-binding-like beta-propeller repeat protein; this encodes MTLKTCSLVVALLLLMPLMARAADWPQFRGPSGEGHVADRGYPLTWSETEHVTWKAPVPGLGWSSPVIVGPQIWLTTALVEKLPTPVEPAKPKADAAAVATAPAAAGVPATDGATPPKATEPPAKKPPALVNVTLRAVCLDRATGKVVHDVELFRKDHVAGIHGKNSHASPTAIFADGRVYVHFGAHGTACLTTDGKIVWRTEELKYEHRHGPGGSPVLFGDLLLVSCDGTDVQYLAALDKRTGAVRWKSSRDGKMAYSTPLLVPVDGRPQLISTGGNSVTAYDPASGDEIWQVKYDGYSLVPRPVVGHGLAFICTGYDRPSLLAVRLGGRGDITESHVAWKLDKAVPHNPSPLLLGEQLYLISDKGILTCLRAASGEEVWHQRVGGNFSASPSDADGRIYLTDEEGKTTVIAPGEEYKELAVNQVDGRTLASLAFADRAIYLRTDTHLYRIEER